A DNA window from Nerophis lumbriciformis linkage group LG33, RoL_Nlum_v2.1, whole genome shotgun sequence contains the following coding sequences:
- the LOC140677480 gene encoding uncharacterized protein: METGSVVAVGVGGAGGSSVGVGGARGGAGGSSVGVGGARGGAGGSSVGVDGAGGSSAGVGGARGGAGGSSAGVSGAGVRAVDVGGAGGSSAGVGGAGAGVGTRLGAGAGVGTRLGAGAGVGTRLGAGAGRDFGGGGLAGGCGLARRRTGGGGRNGGYLLSLLCLNNSFSSSPSPSLILRNLRFLSSPPMLALHCSPLSRFSSYSFSDKPGKTC, encoded by the exons atggaaacaggaagcgtcgtcgctgtcggcgtgggcggagcaggcggctcgtctgtcggcgtgggcggagccagaggcggagcaggcggctcgtctgtcggcgtgggcggagccagaggcggagcaggcggctcgtctgtcggcgtggacggagcaggcggctcgtctgccggcgtgggcggagccagaggcggagcaggcggctcgtctgccggcgtgagcggagcaggcgtccgggctgtcgacgtgggcggagcaggcggctcgtctgccggcgtgggcggagcaggtgctggtgtgggaaccagacttggagcaggtgctggtgtgggaaccagacttggagcaggtgctggtgtgggaaccagacttggagcag gtgctgggcgtgactttggcggaggtggcctggccgggggttgcggcttagcacgccgaaggactggtggtggcggccgg aATGGAGGCTACCTACTGTCCCTGCTTTGTCTCAACAACTCTTTTTCATCTTCCCCTTCTCCGAGCCTCATCCTCCGCAACCTTCGCTTCCTCTCCTCGCCGCCCATGTTGGCCCTTCACTGCTCCCCTTTATCCCGTTTCTCCTCTTATTCCTTTTCTGACAAGCCTGGGAAAACTTGTTGA